The DNA sequence GTAGTTTCGACCTCGATGCCGCAGTCATTTAGTTTTTGCAGGTCATCGTAAATACTGCGGCGTTCAGCCGGAATTCCTTTTTCGTCCATATCCTGCAGAATTTCTTTCATGGTCAGCTGGTGCTTTTCATCTGTACCGCGCTGTAGCAGGCGGTACAGCTCAATTATGCGTTCCTTCTGCTTTTCTGTTTTCGCCATGGCAGGTTATCTCCTTTTTCTCAGTATATCAGGTATTTTCCATAAATACAACGGAAAGAGTACCGGTAAACGTACAAATAGACTGCTATACTGATACTAACAAATCAAAAAGGAGATGGCAGTGATGAGTTACCAAATCAAAAATGTGGGCGGACATGTGGAAGTGTATGACCAGTACGGAAACTTTGCATTTTCGGCGGATACCGCGCAGGAAGCGTGGCAGGATTTGCGGGCCATGGCTGCCTGACTATAAGGTGTTTTCCAAATGTTCGGCTACCATTTGCAGTTCACCTGGGGTGGAAATCTCCACATCGGAACGCAGTAGAAAATCCTGTACTCTGGGTGGCAGGCTGTCAAAGTATGCGGCCATTTCCAGGTCCAGCTGTTCCTGCGGCAGCGGCGTCACGGATAAAATCGGGGTGGCCGGCAGCGACGCTGTGCGCTGCTGTCCTCTCCGTCCTCCGTGGGCTTGTCGGTTTGGTACGGAATGTCCGGTGTGTTTGTCGGCAGCGGCGGAAAATCACTGCCGTCAGTGGGAATCCGCGGCGGCGAAACAGCGCTGCGGCAGTCATGGTAGAAGAAATCAGGTTTGTTTTCTGTCAAAAAAATCACCTCCTGCAGTAGCTTGCCCGCTGCGGGAGGTGATTTTCATTTTCCGGACTGTCGGTTTTCGGGATTTTTTCCGCTATTTTCTTTGGAATCTTTGTGCTGCGGGTCCCAGCCACACACCCATATATACCGCCGTTTTTCGGAGAATTTGGTTATGTGTCGGTTTTTCATTTCTGTATTCATTTCCATGATTACCGCGTTGATTTCTGCGCCCAAAATCAAGACAAAGCCGCTGAAATACAGCCACAGCAGCAGTACAATGGCGGCACCCAGCGTGCCATATATCAGCGAATAGTTCCCAATGTTCTCCACATAAAAAGCATAAATCAAGGAAAAAATCATCCAGGAAAACATGGCAATTAGAGTGCCTGGCAGCACCTGCTGCGGGGTATATTTGCGGTCCGGCACTAAGTAATAGGTGCTGAACAAGATGGGAAACAGAATAGCCGCCAACAGGAAAAAACGCAGCAAATTCCAGATACTGATAGAGTTTGCGCTGATGTGCAGCGCCGGCGCCAGTACACGCAGCACATTTTGACCGATGTTGATAATGCCCAGAGAGACCAGAATGCCAAACAGCATGAATAGCGTTGCAACAAACAGGTTCAGTTGCTGCCGTACCGGTGATTTGGTGGAGCGGTAGCCATAGGCGGTGCTTACATACCGCAGGACACAGTTCATGGCGCGCATGATAAAATAAAAGAGCAGAAAAATACTGGTAATAAACAGGGAAACGTGTTTGGAATCATTTTTTACCGACAGCACATGCCGCATATATCCCCACAGAACGTCCAGCACATTTTTTGGGACAATGCCCTTTAAAATGCTCATAAAGTGAGGGGAGAGGTCCAGCCATGTCAAAATCAGGGATAACAAAATCATCGTTGGGAAAAGCGTAAATAGGAAATAATAGGCAAGCGCTGCGGCACAGCGCCCGATGTCGTGGGCAAGGTAGCGGTGAATCAACCGTACGTATATGGGTTGTTCCGTATAAGGCAGCGACAGTTTTTCCTTCATGCCGCAGACGCCTCCTTTCTCCGGCGCTTTTTCGACAGTATTTTTATGCAGAAAAAGATAAAATAGAAACGGTTTACGGGTGCAGGTGCTTTTTATGGCCGATTGGAACTGTTATATTTACCAGCAGAATGCCTGCGCTGACTAGTGCCAGTGCGGCGACAGTGCGGCCGCCCGCAAGGGATTCATGCAGTAGCAGGGCGGAAAGCAGTACACCGAATACCGGTGTCAAAAAAGAATAGATGGCAACCTGCCCGGCGGGGAATTTTTGCAGCAGCATGGTCCATATGGTGAAAGCCACACTGGACAGTGCCGCCAGATACAGGAGGACGCCCCATGCAGTGGCGCCCAAAAGGGTAAAGCGTCCGCCGCCCAGCAGACCAACTGCAACCAGCACTACGCCGCCGAAAAACAGCTGCCAGCCTGTTGTGCAGAAAGGTTCCACACGGTCTGTTAAACGTTTGCTCATCAGGGTACCGACGGAAAACATTGCCGCGGCGAGGAACATCAGCCCTTCACCCTGAAAAGTAAAGGCACCGCCGGTTCCACCGATGTTTACCAGCACGACGCCGGCAAAACCGACTAGGCAGCCAAGAATGCGCCCAGCGGTCAGCCGGTCAGCCCCGCGCAGAAAAAAGTGCGCCAGAATAACGGTCATAAATGTGCCGGTTCCCTGAATGATGGAGCCGCGTACGCCAGTGGTATGGGCAAGTCCCAAATAAAACAGGAGATATTGTCCGGCAGTCATCACCAGCCCCAACCGAAAAACGGCCATACGGCTGCCATGCGGCGGGACACACAGCTGTTTCAGCCGAACCGATTGGAATAGAAGCACCAGCAGCCCTGCCATTGCAAAGCGGAACCCCGCAAACAAAATCTGTGAAAACGGTCCCTCGACACGGCACACTTGGTAGCCGATTTTAATGAACGGAAAAGCACTGCCCCACAGCAGCGTACATAAAACGGCCGGCGGCAGCACCGCCAGCGCATTTTTTTGGATAGTTGTTTGTTCCTGCATTTTCAGCGTCCTTTGGACCGACTGCGGAAAGGCAGCCAGTAGTTTTTGTATCATTTCTATTATTATACAATATTTGTACGGCTATTTCCAGCCGTGATGAGGCGAAAATTGTTTTTGAGCGGCCGAAAAAGGCGGCACAGCAGGCGAACCGATATGTAGTACAACTGAAAATGGGGAAAATTTGTACAACATTTGTCCATAAAAATGGAACATTCCATTCTTACATCTGTACCAAAAGCAGACTAAGATAAAAAAGAC is a window from the Caproicibacterium lactatifermentans genome containing:
- a CDS encoding DMT family transporter, which codes for MQEQTTIQKNALAVLPPAVLCTLLWGSAFPFIKIGYQVCRVEGPFSQILFAGFRFAMAGLLVLLFQSVRLKQLCVPPHGSRMAVFRLGLVMTAGQYLLFYLGLAHTTGVRGSIIQGTGTFMTVILAHFFLRGADRLTAGRILGCLVGFAGVVLVNIGGTGGAFTFQGEGLMFLAAAMFSVGTLMSKRLTDRVEPFCTTGWQLFFGGVVLVAVGLLGGGRFTLLGATAWGVLLYLAALSSVAFTIWTMLLQKFPAGQVAIYSFLTPVFGVLLSALLLHESLAGGRTVAALALVSAGILLVNITVPIGHKKHLHP
- a CDS encoding YihY/virulence factor BrkB family protein; translation: MKEKLSLPYTEQPIYVRLIHRYLAHDIGRCAAALAYYFLFTLFPTMILLSLILTWLDLSPHFMSILKGIVPKNVLDVLWGYMRHVLSVKNDSKHVSLFITSIFLLFYFIMRAMNCVLRYVSTAYGYRSTKSPVRQQLNLFVATLFMLFGILVSLGIINIGQNVLRVLAPALHISANSISIWNLLRFFLLAAILFPILFSTYYLVPDRKYTPQQVLPGTLIAMFSWMIFSLIYAFYVENIGNYSLIYGTLGAAIVLLLWLYFSGFVLILGAEINAVIMEMNTEMKNRHITKFSEKRRYIWVCGWDPQHKDSKENSGKNPENRQSGK